The Anastrepha ludens isolate Willacy chromosome 2, idAnaLude1.1, whole genome shotgun sequence DNA window ataagtaaatttaaaatttcgtatattttacttttatttgcaataaatactactactactagtactatagaaaattaataattaaaaaaaataataaattatatattaatttaattaattaaaaaaataagagaaaacttGTGTTCAACACATCGCGtttctattgtattattttgtccGTAAGTTTATATACTATAGTTATtaagaaattgtttaatttacTAACATTAAAAATTCATAGAAGTGAAAATTAGTTGTAGGttctgtatttaaaatatgtacGCGTTGTTAATATCAGAAACAAACCGACGACGACGGCATTTAGAaattaaagcaaacaaagcGAGCGTACCacaacatacatactcgtatgtacataacACTCATGCATGGCATTGCTTGCTAAGAATCGTTTATAACAGTGATGGCGTAACAAAATCGTAATAAAGCtcgtacaacaacaaaactgttTTCTAGTGTTGCTACTTAACCCTTTAGTGGGCAAATTCATCTACAGACTTACATTCTAAATACGTGTAATTTCATTCAACTTAAATATTCGAGGGTTTGTTTACACCCGCACGCTCTTGTGCCCAATAGTATTggattataattttattcacataacattttttgtagCATCATTAAGGaatcgagatagatatagatatatacaatatatacaaaaCTGCTCAGAGAGATGAAGGGAGTGGCATATCCGTCCGCCCGTGCGCTCTATAActtaagcaaaaattaatatgttcTAATGCTACTTAGGGACATATTACTCTTTGTCCAAGgtgtttttgtattgaaaatgggtgaaATCGGTCACTAACCATGCCTACTTTCCATATAACGGTAActttcaaaaaagcaaaaaaccggATACTTCCattataaataaagcaaaattaccAAATTTGGTACACGTGatggaaatatatatgtatgtatatataaaaatatgcaagtaaaattttgaaaaagggaTGGAATTTCGCTTACATTTGGGTAAATGCATGTTAGTGTATTCTCTCTTAAACGGACATTTAAGggattaaaaaatttgtccGATTAAGGAAGGTGTCCGCCTATAAGAAAAGTGTAACACTTAATATCTTATTAGAGGGTTAACGTGTTATGAGGGAGGGTTATCCGCTCCAGAGAAAAACATTCGCTTTTTAATTCTTAGATTTGTGAAAAAAGTGTcgacggtggttgcggaacgatatgcgaggattttttggcgaaatggtctcgaagaacgagtgcagtgtgagacggtgcattatcgtgatgcaaaaaccaagagttgttggcccataattctggtctttttagacgaattgcttcccgtaaacgacgcataacgctcaaataatattcctcatTAACAGTtcggccaggtggaaggaattcatagtgcaccacaccacgaaaatcgaaaaaaactgtcatcatgaccttcatttttgaacgactttgacgtgttcTTTTCGGCCTAgtctcgcctttagcacgatattggCTTGATTGCTCGGTTGTTTCAGAGTTGTTAGCATAAaaccaagtctcatctcccgtagtGATGCATttaagcttgtcctgatagtctgaaagcattgtttcatacacatcaacgcgacgacttttttccaagaaattgagagttttcggtaccaaacgagatttgacttttcgtaggcccaaatggtctttcagaatggttttcacagatccttctgatattccgatcatatcagtaaggtcattaatagtcaaccgacgatttttgagcactaactccttcactttattgacgtgttggtcgtccggagcgctccaagtcatcaatacgttctcgaccctctttgaagtctttgtaccacttataaacatttttctgcgacatggtcgaatcaccaaaggccttctgcaacatgctaaacgtttccgcagccgaactttcattccgcaaacaaaatttgatggcacttctctgctcaatcaaatcagacattgtaaaaatcgaaaaatgcactcttggtcgtttggtaaacacaagcgtaaatatattactgatattgacgttcacatgaaagttggcccagatgttataaacagtgctgccaactcatgaaaaaaataactagagcaaaattttaataccgcgaagtttgacaaataaattcaccttactttttgcccacagtagtaaaaGTGTAAAACCATTGTTtcgttttaaggggttaggtgggtttcagaggttgcaaaaaaggaggttttgactattttttttttagtatataaaatcatataatatattttatttaagcaattcactatatctaagatacatatataaacagtattttgtgaaatttttatttaaaaatttcgaaaactcagcCGTTGGTACCTCATCTTCCTTAACGTCTCAAAAAAAAACTCTCTTGCTGTGGACAGCATAACTCAGTAttggttcatctaaaatcagaaAACCAAACGGATTTCGTTAGTACATGGATAAATCTCGTTGTTgtacgaaggaaaaaaaaaataatcaaaatttgaatttttgacaggctttgaaccaaaaaacatattttttagtgaaattttcgacatacattggctcaaaaaaaaatagttgtaataaaaaaaaaaaaaatccttcgttcaataactagataaaatttgaattaaatcgcttcataacttttcgagatatcgtgtccaccgacttaaaaaatggagttttgagataaacacgtATACCTGCGAAGCCTTCAACTGTCGTGGCCTAATGGACGGAACTTCTGCAGCGTCTATCTCTTAGAATTTTActcggattgacttaaaattttaggagAGTATTTTAAGCGTACTGTACTATTtaatgagataaaaaaaaaatcgattttttgaaattttcaaacccacCCAACCCCTTAACAACTGCATTAAATAGGGTTAAtaactatattaataaaaatagttattcATTTACCTTCTTCATTTACATTATATTGGCTTTACTGGGTTTGTGTAGAGTaggtaatattttatatatatattcgaatttcattgcttaatattaacattattcttcttccaccatttagGGGAATATTCTAAACAACCATTTATTGCAGCAAtaggaaaaatgcaaaaaaagtatgGCGACGTTTTCTACTTTCCCTCCATATTAGGCAAACCGGAAATGGTAATAGATCTAAATCCAGCAGACTATCCCATCATATTCCGCAATGAAGGGATATGGCCTGAGCGCCGTGGCTTCGAGACATTCGCCTACCATCGGAACGTACATCGCGCAGACTTCTTTCAAGGCATTAATGGACTTATCTCAACGTATGTGTACTTAAGAAAGTTGAGCACACTTTCACTAACTTTCAATCTTGTAGAGCTGGCGAGGATTGGGCCAAAATTCGCACAGCAGTTAATCCGATTATGATGCAGCCGAAGAATGCCAGACTTTACCTGAATACGATATTGGAAATTAACGATGAGTTCCTAGAAAGGTTGTTTTAATATACAtgtatacttatgcatatacatatatatgtttatacatatgTGTAGATATTTGAATTCAGTGTTCTCACTTCCACGTCtccttgttgaaaatatttacagaattcGTGACACACGTGATCCGGATACACTCGAAGTACCTGGTAACTTCCACGACGATATGAATCGTCTAACATTGGAAGGCATTGTGGGTGTTGCACTCAACACTCGTCTGGGCATGATACATAAAAATCGTGACAGTGCCGAATGCAAATTACTTTTGAAATCGATACGCAACTTTTTTGACTATTCCGAAGATTTGGAAATAAAACCATCCTTTTGGAAGATCGTCAAAACACCAAAATTCTACAAGCTGATGAACACATTAGATACCCTAACTGATCTATGTAACACTTACATTGATCAGGCGCTGAGGCAAATTGAATCAGATAAAGATGGCAAACTTACCTCAGAGGTGGGTAAGGAGAAGAGTGTATTGGAGAAACTGTTGCGCATTGATCGTCGAATCGCTGTGGTAATGGCGCTAGACATGATGATGGCTGGAGTTGATACGGTAAGTTCACTTTCATGTCACATTTCTTACATGGAGTTCACACgtatatacaataattaattaCTAATCGCAATCACAGACAAGCTCCACCTTGGCTGGCATCCTATTATGTATTGCCAAGAATCCCGACAAACAAGCTAAACTCTTCGAGGAACTCAAGCGTATACTGCCAAACAAAGATTCCCAATTGAGTATAGAGAATATGCAAAATCTACCTTATTTGCGCGCTTGTATTAAAGAGGGCATACGCTATCATCCCATAATTGCGGGCACAATGCGTCGCCTACCTACCGATGTGGTGTTGAGCGGCTATCACATTCCAGCTGGAGTTGATGTCTCGGTCAGTTCGAATTTATTGTTGCGCAATGAACATTTTGTGAAGGAGCCGAATAAATACATGCCCGAACGTTGGTTACGCAATGACGCCGAAGGCAAGAAATATCAGCTAGAAAATCCATTTCTATATCTTCCTTTCGGTTTTGGTCCACGCAGCTGTGTGGGTAAACGTATTGTTGATCTGGAGTTGGAGGTGACTTTGGCGCGTTTGGTGCGCAATTTCGTAATTGAATTCAACTATCCCACGGAGAACGCTTTCATACTCAAAATTGTTAATATCCCAGCTATACcactgaaatttaaatttgaggAGAGGAAGGAATAATGCGGAGATAAAGTAATGGTATAGGTATACAAGTACAAGTAAAAATGAAGAAAggaattgaattgaaaagtgtttcaaatttgtaaatatgatCGATTTCacctatatatacacatatgtaaatatactaattatgtatctatgtataagCATATAAGGGCTAACAAAGAAAGCCAAATATATACTTGTTGTGATAAGCCGATAAGGATGCACTCAGTGTAAGATAAgtattatattgtacaatatattatgGGTGGTGATTCcagaaatgtaaataataacCAATTATCAATTTATTCAGTAATGGTTGTCATAAAAaggaataagaaaaatttttatgtacttatgtatacatatattgatttcTAAAAAAACATACCGGCACATTTTGATAGACAGAAATATTTCGCACCTTTACAAGTTTTTAAGAtggtatgtaatatatatatgtacatatacccaTAAATACACATAGACAATTGACGTGCACATCCTTTCACAGGTGTTCGGCCGAGCTGCATCTTGATATCCTTccacaaatatgtaaatataattttaacataacataagataaGGTAGCTTAACACGGAGTTCAGAGACCTTTCATTAGATCCATGGAGCTGTGACAATAGTTTCAAGAGATGACATAACGTGAGCTAGAGTGAACCGAGTGTAAGTCAATTGAGGGTTTTTGTGCCGAAAGGTAATTttcattatatacatacatatatatttaattggcggGAACACCgtttttggctgtttggccgagctcctcctcctatttgtggcatgcgtcttgatgtggctccacaaatggagggacctacagtttccagacaactccgaagggcagatgattttttgttttttaggagGTTTTTTATGGCggaaaaacactcggaggttttcattgcctgccgtgggacgaccgctgttagaaaaaactttctatcatttgatgttttttgcacggatattcgaacctacacacttccgaatggtagttatgcatcaacccattcggctacggtgggtGCCGATTGGCTATTAGttcattttaatattaacaatataATGGCAACATTTTTATGGCCTTTTATAACAATATTTCTGAAATAAAGTCTTTTAACTACCTTTCATTAGACAGATACGTCGTAATATTAACTTACATATTGCCAGGAGGATGGCAactctatttaaaaatattcctatCGATATTCATCGATTAAATTCTGAGCTATGCCCTTGACCTCACACAAAATTCCCATTCAAAGGCGCTCTCAGTTCCTTCTGATTTAAAACTTTTCTCCTAGTACTCCATTTGGGCGATATAATTCTTACCCATGAAcagcatttatatttttaatacccAGCATTTTTGGTAAGCGCGATGGGCTCTTCACTTTTCAGCCCAACGATTACCAGACAGTTTTTCGCACTGAAGGCCCACCACCTATACGCATAGGCCTCGACATTGTGCAATACCATCGACAGGTGCATCGACCCGAAATCTTTAAGCATGCTGCGGGGCTAGTGGCAGAGTAAGTCTTTGAAATGAACGTTGTTTTTCCTATTCCATTCTtatttgtcttttcttttttttttcttacagacATTGAGAAGGCTGGGCACACTTTCGCACCCCCGTCAATCCGGTTATGATGAACCCAAAGGCAACTAATGTCTATGCACCTAAAATGAATAGAGTTGCCGATGAATTTTTGGAGCTAATCAAACGAAAATGTGATTCGCACACACACGAAATGTCCAGTGATTTTGAAAGCTACATCAATTACTGGGCCATGGACGCCGTGTGTTTGGTGGCGCTCGATACAGAGTTGGGTATGATAAACAATAGCGCTGATCATCCCAAAGCTAAGGCAGTCATTGATGGCATGCGCAAATTTTTCGAGCTACTGTTTGAGTTGGACTTGAAGCCATCGTTGTGGAAGTATGTGGCTACACCGAATTTTCGCCGCGTCATACGCACTTTAGATGAGTTAACCGAAATCTCAATTCACTATATCGATGAGGCTATAAAACGAGACGCAGCCCAATTGGCACAGAGCGTATTGCAACGGCTGATTAGCATCGATCGCACAGTGGCCATTGTCATGGCAATGGATATGATGATGGCGGGCGGGGATACGGTTAGTAGATAAGCTCCCAAGCTTTAAGCACTAAAGTTCTCAAAACAGTATTTTTTCATTGTAGACTACTTCCGCCATGACGAGTTGCCTTCTCAGTCTCGCTAAGAATACCGAAAAACAAAGTCTGCTGCGCGAAGAAGTGCTTGGTATTTTACCCGATAAGCATAGCGCCGTTACAAGCGCTAAACTAAAGAATTTGCCCTATTTACGCGCTTGCATTAAAGAGGCTTTTCGTCTGTATCCAGTTGCCGCGGGTAATTTTCGCACAACCGCTCAAGATGTGATACTCAGTGGTTATCAAGTGTCCAAAGGCGTGGATGTTGCCATGCCAGCTTACTTGTTGCAGCGCGACGAGCAAAACTATGGTTGTCCAAATGAGTACTTGCCGGAACGTTGATTGCGTGGCGTAAGCCCAGTAGACGCCTCTGGTTGTGCGCTCAATCGTAATGTGCCTttcgtatttctgccatttggCTTTGACCCACGCATTTGCATTGGCAAACGAATTGTAGCTTTAAAATTGGAGATTACGTTGGCTAAATTAATCAGGAATTTCGAAATTGGTTATGACTACCCCACAGAGGGTATGTTTAAGACAAATATTATTCACGTTCCTGCTAAAATTATGAGATGCTTTCATCTGGTGTTCtaaattaaacacaaatttaCAGCGACGTTTATTAAAACATATCAAACACACTCTATTCAACAGATGTGAATTAAGCATTATTCCGTCAaagaattagaaaaatgtgGTTATATGTATACCATATCTACTCTGACTTATTTTTTCACTCTCTctatttataatacatttttgctaATTCTGTAAAACCTCTCCCAAAACTCAGTTAGTTTTTATGTTTGAAGGTATTAAAGAACGTGGCTATCCCGCCGATACAGCGTTCCCACGACTATCGATTCTACGTTACCCAAGCGAACTGCCACTGCATGAGCTTTCTTAAACaattcatggagaatattttataTCACAAAACGAAGCGTCTATATAAAGGTGATAAAATACTCAGGTGTTGCTTGAGGAATTATCTTTTAGGATTAGGGTGTAGTTATTGAGAAGACTAAATAAAATGGTCGGGAATGTCATCCACTCAGAATTACTGCAGCTGAAGCTAAACTTACCTAAGACCACCTTCCTACCGCAACATCTTACAGGATGAGTCAATAGCATTCAAAGATGCTGCATGGTGTGTAAGGGCCTCATCCGTTATTGCACAATCGACCATTATCTACTCCGACAGTTAAGTTGCCATACAATCTCTACCGTACAATAACACTTCTTCTAAGCAGCAACTGAATGCAGAGCGGTACACCGCGAACGTTGTCTGAGCTGGCTAGGAAGGGCACTGATCTTAAATCAGTAACTCTGCCTTTTGAAATAACTAGACAACTagacactctacaagactctcatcatgcccgtcctaacgtatggcgcagaagcttggacgatgacaacatccgatgaagcgacgcttggagtactTAAGAGAAAGAtgctgcgtaagatttttggacctttgcacgtaggcaacggcgaatatcgcaggcaatggaacgatgaactgtatgagttttacaacgacataaacatagcgcaacgaataaagatctaacggcttcgttggctgggtcctGTCGCCCGAAtgcatacaaacgctccgggtctgaaagtattcactgcggtaccagctgatggtagcggaggaagagggcggcctcctctgtgttggcaAGATCAAGTGGAGAGGGCTTGGCTTCATCTTTCCAACtgtcgccggttagcacaagaaaaacCCAAAAAGCGCTTAAGCAGTTATCGTGTCAATCAAGGAGAAGGAGAAGACTGAACCCTCATTGTATTTCTACAGTGGTTAGTGTCATCACCGAGAAGCGTATGGGTGGAAATGCTGAGGCTGAACACTTTCTCTACCACTTGCAAGCTGTTGCCTTTCCTCCTATCATCAACGAACTTTGAAAAAGGGCAAATATCTTTTAGAGGAAAGGTGATGAAAAGTTGAggtaattatttcaaaaaaagttgcgCTTCATATCTCATAAAAGGATTTGGTAAAAAAACATAggtaatttacttttaaaattattatttaagctAAGCAAACTTAATCGTTGGCAAAAGCTCGATAAACAACTTTTGGCGTCACTTATCTATGCCGTACGTATACTCTATTTATGTGAACAAATCGATATAGGGAATGTAAAAGTGCAAAGTATATGGTAtgtgcatattttattaaatattccaCAATTGGCATTGTCTCCCAGAACTTCGATTTGGTACGTTTGAATTAGTGGCTGGTATATTTTAGTATTATTCTTTCAATATATGAACTTTTTCACCATCATCAAATTTCGctcttaaacaaataaatactataataaaaaaaacaactgtaGATATGTTATCAAGGTACTTAAAAACAGCTGATCAATTCAGCTAGCGTTATCTGGCTTTTGTAAAGGTACGGTGCAAACGGAAAAgaagaaaggttttgatgaaTGCATTTATAGGTAGAAAGAGGAGGAGgagtgggaaataaaatacgaaattattttctttttcaatatacTATTTTATAGGCCTCATTTACCACTTAAATCATAAATTATTACTATCATGAAATCTGTACTCAGATTCTTTGCACTCTCGGAAGAGCTGgaaattaataagaaatttgCGGTTGTTATGGCACTGGATATGATGGTAGCTGGTATTGATACGGTAAGTGCAACTACGCAAACTAAATAaaagatatgaaaattaatttcagtcATTGGATTACACAGACGAGCTCTACTTTGACTGGCCTACTGCTGTGCATTGCAAAGAATCCcgataaacaacaaaaactcttagaggaaaacaaacaaattctaCCGCAAAAAGATTCACAACTTAAAATTAAGAATATGCAAAACTTGCCGTATTTGCGTGCCTGCATCAAGGAGCCATGCGCCACTACCCTATTCTACCAGAAACAGTGCGGCGCCTGCCTAGTGATGTAGCGCTGAGCGGTTATCGAATACCCGCCGGCACCGACATATCCATAGGTGCAAATTTATTGATGCGTGACGAGCGTTATGTGCCCCAACCGGATAAGTTCATACCGGAGCGTTGGCTGCGTAACGACAAATCCGCTCAAGCTTTAGAAGGTCAGATTAGCAATCCATTTTTGTATGTACCCTTTGGCTTTGGGCCACGCAGCTGTGTGGGGAAACGTATTGTCAATATGGAGTCGGAAATTACTTTAGCGCGTTTGGTGCGaagttttgatatttaatttaattatccaacagaaaatgcatttgaaatgaAGTTTATGATTGTGCCGCAGATACCACTGAAATTCAAATTCGCAGAGAGGAAAGAATAACCTATGAGAAAGAAGGAGTAAAGAAAAGAGCGGGAGCTCTTCAactgaagaaatattttaaagtgcACTGCAATgccttttgcatatttttatcacacagtattttttgatattcgatattcgatattttgttttcttagcCCTTAAATGCCGAAATTTTTCTATTCAAtcgtaataaataatttgctaaCTTATTCAATTCTAAAGCAGTTTGActacttttgttttgcttttttttgttctagtatagttctttctgcaaaaaatagcattcataaaattctaaatttcaatctttgtacaaaatttactaaaattctaTAAACTTGAATTTTACAAGCTATCAAACTGACAGAAGAAGAAATTATTTCCTATTTTCgtataaaacttgaaaattaGATTTGCATAGTTTTTGTTAGACAAAGCTGtgcttttataaaacaaaattatgaacaTTGCAAAAAAAGGAATATATTGAAAACTGGTCGAAATATTGTTGCGCTACCATTGGCGCAAAGTTAATCGGtccatcggaagatttataatttttgccaatcatatttgacacttgtgaactagacagctgcaatatacaAGCAGTCGAGCAGTGGAGcgcgcaaaggtcaaaatagagatttgaaccacttaaaatcattttttatttagtagaaaagttattcaacCAAAATTTcggacgattttttttttttgtagttttgaactatttttaaccGTTCCGTGTTTTGATAAAATTGTTGCAGCATAAAAATCGTATGTATTTCCATAGGTATTCTTATGTATag harbors:
- the LOC128854891 gene encoding probable cytochrome P450 12e1, mitochondrial → MLSHYLMPMMGRSLRATSLRRCAAAVPEPQLSEKATVSDSLENARPFSEMPGPSKYELIRGFMPGGEYSKQPFIAAIGKMQKKYGDVFYFPSILGKPEMVIDLNPADYPIIFRNEGIWPERRGFETFAYHRNVHRADFFQGINGLISTAGEDWAKIRTAVNPIMMQPKNARLYLNTILEINDEFLERIRDTRDPDTLEVPGNFHDDMNRLTLEGIVGVALNTRLGMIHKNRDSAECKLLLKSIRNFFDYSEDLEIKPSFWKIVKTPKFYKLMNTLDTLTDLCNTYIDQALRQIESDKDGKLTSEVGKEKSVLEKLLRIDRRIAVVMALDMMMAGVDTTSSTLAGILLCIAKNPDKQAKLFEELKRILPNKDSQLSIENMQNLPYLRACIKEGIRYHPIIAGTMRRLPTDVVLSGYHIPAGVDVSVSSNLLLRNEHFVKEPNKYMPERWLRNDAEGKKYQLENPFLYLPFGFGPRSCVGKRIVDLELEVTLARLVRNFVIEFNYPTENAFILKIVNIPAIPLKFKFEERKE